A DNA window from Porites lutea chromosome 6, jaPorLute2.1, whole genome shotgun sequence contains the following coding sequences:
- the LOC140941561 gene encoding uncharacterized protein, whose amino-acid sequence MAYPSVISRSSGRTLLDHFQSFLERLSWEIEEEQLDSLKFLLQNHISAGTLDECKTARKLLKCMKQKGLLGYNNLDFLEQLLTEAQRLDLVELVKDFQLHSTMEIDSGYPATEKVCFSFASQRQHFIEQDTVDALINSINLLLRIDPSECHFIKCEEVASNWFNLMFELPNRREVLDKLCLNALEKEPWLAQCGVMAVKIGDKSEIHIQTPVTSSVPTSTAGDSLPWSKDVSHHAPCLHDGQKLDLIVVVDCATTNSAILGQLKTQLNHLVDVLSRKSGHFRLAIISYQNHLNGRRKASVSNIAFVADFTDDKSRMKENINSLRCFGSNGSRRGLADGLALAVHLSSNNSDDDDNYKCRREALTVCVLLPLEVQFGTLDIFKCTHGHDVLNLCRQLAENAVALYVVMRRTSKPGISPYLPNSGRCIDLMKEFFTGISLKTGGQFIYSESVKLVSEIISYIVEMDKSMERLFGTAHDIIIDEIANNDGDVDLEELVIKVQEELTKRSCHVNLIAINGSTTSPSSKLAKKFSLDDSIESACKTYEREMKKLRQQLDLAISSGPPGDVDMEEAAGPQVQLLVKQDVTREVSERMVRRVVVRREQYRPRK is encoded by the exons ATGGCTTATCCCAGTGTAATCTCGCGATCAAGTGGGAGAACTCTTTTAGACCATTTTCAATCGTTTTTAGAGCGACTTTCATGGGAAATTGAAGAAGAACAGCTGGACAGTTTGAAATTCTTGCTTCAAAACCATATTTCAGCTGGCACTTTGGATGAATGCAAAACAGCAAGGAAACTGTTAAAGTGTATGAAGCAGAAAGGTCTTTTGGGATACAATAATTTAGATTTCCTCGAGCAGCTTTTAACGGAAGCTCAGAGATTAGATCTTGTAGAGCTTGTTAAAGATTTTCAACTGCACTCAACAATGGAAATTGACAGTGGATATCCAG cTACGGAAAAGGTTTGTTTCTCATTTGCATCTCAAAGACAACACTTCATTGAGCAAGACACTGTTGATGCACTGATAAACAGCATCAACCTGCTTCTCCGCATTGACCCCAGTGAATGCCACTTCATAAAGTGTGAAGAAGTTGCTTCAAATTGGTTTAACTTAATGTTTGAACTGCCTAATAGAAGAGAAGTGCTGGATAAACTCTGTCTTAATGCCTTAGAAAAGGAACCCTGGCTTGCTCAGTGTGGAGTCATGGCTGTAAAAATTGGTGACAAGTCTGAGATCCATATCCAGACACCAGTTACAAGTTCTGTTCCAACATCCACTGCAGGAGATAGTCTTCCATGGTCAAAAG ATGTGTCACATCATGCACCTTGTTTGCATGATGGTCAAAAGTTAGATTTGATAGTTGTTGTTGACTGTGCTACCACAAATTCTGCCATTCTTGGGCAGCTCAAGACACAGCTAAACCATTTGGTGGATGTCCTGTCGAGAAAAAGTGGCCATTTCCGTCTGGCAATAATCAGTTACCAAAATCATCTCAATGGTAGACGAAAAGCATCTGTTTCCAACATAGCTTTTGTTGCTGACTTCACGGATGACAAATCAAGAATGAAAGAGAACATCAACAGCTTGAGGTGTTTTGGTAGTAATGGCTCCAGAAGAGGCCTGGCTGACGGACTGGCTTTAGCTGTGCACCTAAGCAGTAAtaacagtgatgatgatgataattataaatGTCGAAGAGAAGCCCTCACAGTCTGTGTATTGCTGC CTTTGGAGGTTCAATTTGGAACCCTTGACATCTTCAAATGCACACATGGCCATGATGTTCTAAACCTCTGTAGACAACTCGCTGAGAATGCTGTTGCCCTTTACGTTGTGATGAGGAGGACTTCAAAGCCAGGAATATCTCCTTATCTTCCAAACTCTGGGCGTTGTATTGATCTCATGAAAGAGTTTTTTACTGGAATTTCCCTGAAGACTGGAGGGCAGTTTATCTACAGCGAAAGTGTCAAGCTGGTTTCTGAG ATCATTTCCTATATTGTCGAGATGGATAAGTCTATGGAGCGGCTTTTTGGTACAGCTCATGATATTATCATTGACGAAATCGCGAACAACGACGGAGACGTGGACTTGGAAGAGCTGGTTATTAAAGTCCAAGAAGAGCTCACTAAGCGATCTTGCCACGTAAATCTCATAGCGATTAATGGATCAACCACTAGCCCAAGCTCCAAGTTGGCCAAGAAGTTTTCATTGGACGACAGCATTGAAAGTGCCTGCAAAACGTAtgaaagagaaatgaaaaaattgcgGCAGCAACTGGATTTGGCCATTTCATCAGGACCTCCAGGTGACGTCGACATGGAGGAAGCAGCTGGCCCGCAAGTCCAACTGCTGGTAAAACAGGATGTAACCAGGGAAGTTTCGGAAAGAATGGTACGGAGAGTAGTTGTGCGTAGAGAGCAATATCGGCCTAGAAAATAG